The genomic region ATAGGAAATTTCAGATGATCTGAATTTTTAATGTTAAGGTCGCCACCCGGCAGCTATTTTTTTATAATGATCATAGAAGTGAATTGACAGTTCCGTTATATTAAAGTTATTATAGATACATTAGATCCTTAATTGAGAAGGAGATTATATTTTATGAATAACGGACATTCATTTGATCAAGGGAACGAATCGTGGAGTGGGCATTCTGCTCCTTTTACATCGTTACAGGAAACACCTATCTTATCCTTGCTCCAGCCGTCTCATGGGGAACGAATCCTTGATGTAGGTTGCGGCAATGGGGAGATGACAGCCAAAATTGCAGCCGCAGGAGCACTGCCAACAGGTATAGATTTTTCAGAGGAGACGATTAGGCAAGCTAAACTGAAATACCCGGATATGAATATCCAAGTCGAAAATGCCTGTCATTATCGGACAGAAGAACCGTTCGATGCGGTCTTCTCTCATGCCGTTCTGCATTGGATACAAGATGCTCCAGCTGTAGTTCAATCGATACAGTTAGCGCTCAAGACGGGTGGGCGATTCGTGGCTGAGTTTGCTGCAAATGGCAATACGGCTATATTAATTACAGCGGTACGGGAAGAACTGGATGCCCGTGGATACAAATGGGAAGGTCGGAATCCGTGGTATCACCCAACCATTGGGGAATATGCGAATTTACTGGAGCAAAACGGATTTCGAGTTAGTCTGGCCCAGCACGTGGACCAATTTACCCCGTTCAAGCCAGGTGCCAGAAAGTGGTTGACCAGCTTTGCAGAGTATTTATTCAGCGGTATCACACCTGCGGTACAGGATGTTATTATGGAAGCTGTTGAGAAAAAAGTACAGCCACAACTGATGCGGGATGGACAATGGTATTTGGACAGAAGCCGATTGCGAGTCGTAGCTGTTAAGGAATAGGGGAATGCGGTATGAGAGTGGACAAACCCAAGCTTCAGGAGCAGTTGCTCGAACCGGAAACGATTGTATTTCTCGAATCCAAAGTGGAGTACAAGCATAAACTGATCGAGAACATTACATTGGATCAACAGGAAGCGAGTAAGGTTTCCTTTGAAAATGTTGTATTTAGACATGTGACGATCTCGGAGTCTACCTTGGAACAATTTGAATTCACCGACGTCCGGTTCGAACACTGCGATTTTTCCAATGTCAATCTCTCTGGTGCCTTCATGCACCGGATCGAATGGCATAACTGCAAGTTTGTCGGAACTGATTTTTCCAATAGTCGATTGCAAAATGTCAATTTCCTTCATGGTCTAGGAGACTACAGCAACTTCCGTTTTGCCCATCTGAAACAGGTCTCCTTCTCGGAATGTACCTTGATTGGTGCGGACTTTGCCTATCTTGCACTTCAAAAAATGGCGTTCATTCAATGTAACATCGACCAAGCTTCCCTGACGGGGACCAAAATGAAGGATTTGGATCTTAGCGATTGCCAATTTGACTCCTTGGTGTTAACCATGGAAGATCTCAACGGTTGTGTGATTTCACCACATCAAGCCGCTACATTTGTAGGATTAATGGGCATCATTATTAGATAATTAGCATGATCATAATACCAGGGTTGCCAAGATAGTAGAAGTGTGTATAATTGGAGACACATTAGAATAAAAACAGGTTTTCTAGGGTTCCGCGGCGGTTGTGTCGGTCTGGTCCGAGAGAAAACTCGCAACCTGTTGGTTGTGCCACGGAGGGATAAAAGCCTGGGAGATGAACTGCTACATGCAGTTTGTTTCCCGGGCTTTTTTGTTTTTACGCTAATTTACCCATACTAGGTGAAAAAATGAATTAGAGAAGGAGTGTTACAGGAATGAATAAAACATGGATGTCGGTTGTGATTGCTGCTTTGTTTGAAGTGGGTTGGGTCATTGGATTGAAACATGCCAGTGGTCTGCTGGAATGGGGGCTTACACTCGTTGCGATTATAATCAGTTTCAGCTTAATGATTGCAGCTTCGCGGACACTGCCCGTGGGAACCGTATACGCGGTTTTCGTTGGCTTGGGTACCGCAGGTACAGTGCTTGCAGAGATTGTTTTGTTTAATGCACCTGTGCAAACTGGAAAAATGATACTCATTGGTGTACTTTTACTCGGCGTAGTTGGGCTTAAAATGCTAAGTAAAGAGAAGAATAAGGAGGTGCAGCTATAATGAACTGGGTATTTCTTGTCTTGGCAGGCGTATTTGAGATGATCGGAGTGCTGATGATAAACAAGTTGCACAAAGACCGTAATTTCATTTCACTGGTTTTATTGATAGCCGGGTTTGGTTTAAGCTTCCTGTTCCTGTCCCTTGCGATGGAAACTCTTCCGATGGGGACAGCATACGCCGTGTGGACGGGAATCGGCGCCTCCGGCGGTGCCATTCTGGGTATGGTGTTTTACGGAGAACCTCGAAATGCTTTAAGAATTCTATTTATCGCTATGGTGCTCGGATCGGCAGTCGGTCTTAAATTGGTGAGTTAAACAAGTGAAATTAAAAAGTTAATGTACAGATTACGTTTTTAATGGTATCCTTATACGTTACGTGTGAAATAAAAGATACGTCTTATTGATAGATGTGCGTAAATGAAGGAGACAACATGACATTTAAGGACTTAAATATTATCCCCTCTATTATGGAAGGGTTAAACAAAGCAAACTATACTAATCCTACCCCTATACAGGAACAGGCCATACCAGCTGTATTAGCTGGCAGAGATCTGCTGGGATGTGCACAGACAGGAACAGGCAAGACGGCAGCATTTTCAGTGCCAATCATTCAATTATTAAGCGAAAGATCCAAAGGACCCAAGTCCGCACGACATATTCGCTCATTGATTTTGACACCAACAAGAGAACTCGCGATTCAAATCGCGGATAACATCAAGGTATATAGTCGGTATACGGACATCCGTTGTACGGCTATCGTTGGCGGTGTTTCGCAAAAAGTGCAAGAGCGTGCACTGAATCAAGGTGCAGATATTATTATCGCAACGCCTGGCAGATTGAACGATCTGATTAATCAGAAGCGTATCGATCTGAAGATGGTTGAGATTCTCGTTCTGGATGAAGCAGACCGGATGTTGGACATGGGCTTCATTCATGATGTGAAAAGAATCATTGCCAAGATGCCCAACAAGAAGCAGACGCTGTTCTTCTCAGCTACGATGCCTCCTGAAATCACCAAAATGGTTAAAACCTTGCTGGTTGATCCAGTCAAAGTGGAAATTACACCAGTGTCTTCGACAGTAGACCGCATTGAGCAGTCTATATATTTGCTGGAGAATGGCAAGAAGCAGCAGATGTTGAACCAAATTTTGGAGGATAAATCCATCGTCACGGCATTGGTGTTCACACGCACGAAGCGCGGCGCTGACCGGGTTACACGTGATTTGGCCAAGGTGAATGTTACGGCACAGGCTATTCATGGCAATAAGTCTCAGAACGAGCGACAACGGGCACTGAACAACTTCAAGAGCGGGGCCACGCGAGTACTGGTGGCGACGGATATCGCGGCAAGAGGAATTGACGTGGAAGAACTGTCGCATGTCATCAACTTTAACCTGCCTAACATTCCGGAAACGTATGTTCACCGTATTGGACGTACAGGTAGAGCAGGGAAAAGCGGGATGGCCATCTCATTCTGTGAGAAAGACGAACTTCCATTCCTAAGGGATATTGAGAAAGTAATCAAAAAGACGATTCCTGAAGTGAAAGGTCATCCGTATCCAATGACAGGTGTACCTGTGTTTGAAAAAACGAACAAAGCACCAGGCGGTAAACCTGCCTATAACAAATCAGCTGCAGGTAAACCAGCCAAGTCCAAGGCTAACCCGGCACGCAAGCCCAAATCCGAGTGGTTTGCTAAGAGTAGTAAAACGACTAGTAGTCGTTCAAACGATGGTAGATCCAATAGTAGTCGTTCAAACGACGGCAGATCCAACGGCAGTAGATCACACAGCAGTAGCAGTAAACCCAATAATGGCTCGTTCAGCCGAAGCAGCAAAACACGAAACGATAGAGCCAATTAAGATTTAAATAAATCCAGATAAAACCTTCTCCATTCATATGGAGGAGGTTTTATTATGAGCTTTTATGTGTAACAAGCTTATTTACATACGAACTTACATTCGGTATCATTATATCGTCCATTGGTGAAAGGGAGGTATTGACTTGAAAGATACGATGATTGAATACAGCTTGAAGAAGAAAGGTGCGACCAAGGATTATCCATTTGGGCCTGACCCAGTCGCGATTAAGGTTGAGGGTAAGATGTTCGCGCTTATTTTTGAAAACAAAGAAAAGAATTGTCGCTTGAACTTAAAATGTGATCCCATTATTGCAGAGAACCTGAGAGAGCAGCATGAAGCCGTTCAACCGGGATATCATATGAACAAAAAACACTGGAATACCATTACGCTGGATGGTTCCTTGTCAGATGAGGATATCTACGTCATGATTGATCACTCTTATGATATGGTTGTCAAATCCCTTCCGAAAAGCGTTCGGGAATCTCTGACCGAATAGTGAAGCTTTTCATGTAACTTACATTAATCGTCACTTAACAGGTCACTGACCTGGAGTTTCTCATATGTCTCGGCTGAAGTCTGCCTATTCGTCGCGTAGTTGATTTTATAGATACAAGAGTAGATGACGTTTAACACGTATTCAAAAGCAATTTGGGAAGAAAAGGATCCGATCTTGGCAAGCTTCACTTCATCATTGGGAACTCGGATACAGATCGTGCTGAGCTTCGCCAGTTCGCTGTGGCTGGTTGCTGTGATGGTGATAAAAGGAATGTGTTCGCGCTTAAAATGATGGGCCGCTGTAATATAACTCTGAGATTTTCCATGATAGGTAAGGAAAATGGCACAATCTTTTGTGGTCAAGTTGACGGTATGGTGCGCCCATTCAGACAGCTCCGTGGCAATGACTACATATTTGTTGATTTTGAACAATTTATTTTGAAAACTTTTCGCCCGAATCTGTGAATCGCCCATGGCGTAGATGAATATCCGTTCAGCCCGATCCAGTAATTGCGCTGTGAGTGACAGCAGGTCATCGTCCATATAGGCCACATTCTTCTCGATGGTTTCCTTCATTAATTCGGCAATTTCTTTTGCTACCTGAAGCGAAGACTCACCCAGACTGAACGGATAATTTGGGTCCACATTGGAGATGTTCTGGGCGGAGTCCTGTTCAAATTCCCGGGCAAGTCTGATGATGAATTCTTTGAAGCCAGTGAGTTCAAGTTTGTGAACGAGTCGATTAATTGCTGAATGCGAGGTATAGGTGACTTTCGCGAGTTCTTGCACATTTAAATGAAGAATACGGTCCTTATGCGTCAATATGTAGGAAGCAATGCTTTTTTCATTCGGTGTAAAGTTATGCATGTCGGTTAATTGAGTTAGTATTTTCATTAAGTTCACCCCAGGTAAGTTGAATAACGTCGATTACGGGCGTTCATTAAACATTTTGTTTATAGACAGACCGTCAGGCATACCTAAAAATGGTCGATTGTACCGTTATGGCGGCAAAGCCTTTATTCAGAGCTGTCTTCTTTTATAATAAATGAAAAAGAGCCTTGGGGGGAATGATTATGTTAACCATCGGATACATCGGTAATGGCAAGAGCACGAATCGATACCATCTTCCTTTTTCATTGAATAGGGATCATCTGAACGTAAAAACCATATACGCACGCAATCTGGATAAAACCGAGTGGGATCGTATACCTGACGTAAACTACACGGATGATGTCTCCACGGTGATGAATGATGAGGAGATTCAATTGGTGGTGGTCTGCACTCATACAGAGTCCCATTACTCATACGCGAAAATGGCACTCGATCATGGCAAACATGTGCTTGTGGAAAAACCGTTCATGTTAACCCAGGCTGAAGCCATATCCATCTTCCAATACGCGAAAGAGAAAAATCTGGTGATTCAATGTTATCAGAACAGACGTTATGATTCGGACTTCCTTACAACGAAGAAAGTGATTGAATCAGGGAAGCTGGGGGATCTGCTGGAAATAGAGATGCACTACGATTACTACCGTCCGGAAATCCCGAACAACATCTCTCATTTTTCCAAATATCACAGCTATCTATACGGACATGGGGTGCATACCATCGACCAGGTGTTATCCTACTTTGGCAAGCCGGATACGATCCATTCCGATGTGCGTCAACTGCTTGGTGAGGGAAGAATGAACGATTACTTTGACCTGGACTTTTATTATTCCTCACTCAAAGTGTCCGTCAAATCAAGCTTTTTCCGCTTGAAGCCCCGTCCAAGCTTTGTGGTATATGGCAAGAAGGGTGTGTTCGTGAAACAAACGGAGGATCGGCAGGAGGAACATCTGAAATTGTTTTATCTGCCCAAGGGACATGCTGATTTTGGCGTGGATCTCCCGCAGCACTATGGCGTCTTGACCTATCTGGATGATGAAGGAATCTATCATGAGGAAAAAGTGGTTTCGGAGATTGGCGACTACGCCCGAGTGTATGACGATATCTATCAAGCCATTGTACATGGCAAGGATAAGGTCATCCAAGATGAAGAAACGATTACTGCGATGGGGATTCTGGAACAAGGTATAGCCGCGTGCAAATAAACAAATAAGCATTGAGCTTACGATTATAGATCAGTCTCGAAGAATAAGTAAGTTAAGATGAATGACAAAAGCCACCTTCTGGTGGCTTTTGTCGTTCGATTTCAAATAATCTCAATTAAGTTAAATCCACAACCACTTTAACCGTTCCTTTGGCCTGAATCGCTGTATTAAAGGCTTCCTGGATATCATCCAGTTTGTATACCTGTGTTACAAGAGTAGATAATTCAGGATGGAAGTGGGTCAGATGTTCCACAACCTTACTGAAATCCTCGTGCGTGTATCCACTGGAACCTCTCACTTGCACTTCTTTGGACATCACCTGTTGTAGGCTGATGGGCACCTCGGTTTTATATACGGCAATAATTGAGATTCTGGCCTGCGGTTTGACGATCTTCATGATCTTCTCGAACAACACGGGAGCACCAGCCGCATCGATAAATACATCGACATTCGGCACCTCAACGCCGTATACGTTCACGGTGCCGTAGTGTCCAGCAAGTCCCTCTTCGAGGGTAGTAGTCGAGGTATTCACGGTCAGAGCACCGAGTCCTGCAGCTTTGGCGAGACGCCATTCATCGATATCCACAACACATACCTGTTTCATTCCCTCAGCAATCAGACTTGCAGCAGCCAGCAGGCCAATCGGACCCGCGCCCATGATGACAATCCGATCTTCAGGCTTCGGATCTGCACTGAAAGCCCCATGTCGTCCTACACTCATAGGTTCAATCAATGAGGCTACTTCTGCCGGGACACTTGCATCTATTTCATACAAGTTATAATTAAGCTTGGCTTCCTCCACCAGAACGTACTGGGAGAATCCGGAGCATTCCAGGGATTTGCGTCTTCCAACTTTTTTTGCGGTAATGGGATTAATGCCTACACGCATCCCGATGTGAATCTCCGAAGCAACGTCAGAGCCAATCTCAACAATTTCACCAACCATCTCATGTCCAAATTCAGAGCCCAGACTGATGCCCATATCTCCTTGACCCACTTTAACAATGTTAATATCAGTTCCGCAGATTCCACCGCGCAGATTTCGTACCAGAACATCGGTTGGACCGACAACCGGCATTGGTTTTTCTTCCACACGAATATCATTTTTCCCATAATAAATAGCTGCTTTCATCATGACTCACTCCTTAGGACTCATTATCATTCACTGCTTGAGCGACTGAGTACGTTTATCATGATGCAGCGATGTTTCCGTGTTGTTTGAATATTGTTTATGAGATATTAATTTAAGAGATGATAGATAGACGGTTTAAACAATTTTTTAACATCTGGACATTATAATGAGGACATGTAGCTTGAAAGGATGATTAGATGATCAAAATACTTGTGGTAGAGGACGACATTAAACTGAATCGTATTATCTGTACATATCTAACCAATAACGGATATCACGCTATCGGATGCTTTAATCCGCGAGAGGCGTATGATTTGATGTATAACGACATGTACGATCTTCTAATTTCCGATGTCATGATGCCAGAGATCGACGGATTTGAGTTTGCCGAGACGGTGAGACAGATTAATAAGACCATTCCCATTCTTTTTGTTACAGCACGTGACGATATTTCATCGAAACAAAAGGGGTATCAGGCGGGGATCGATGATTATATGGTCAAACCCGTGGATCTGGACGAGCTCGTCCTGCGTGTAGGTGCGCTGTTGCGGCGGGCCAATATTGCCCATGAGAAGAAACTGAGTGTAGGAAGTCTGTTGATGGATGCAAATGATATGACAACTACGGTAAACGGGGAGGAAATATCCGTAACGGTACGAGAATTCAATATCCTTTACAAATTGCTTTCTTATCCCAAACATACCTTTTCCCGTGCACAGCTCATGGACGAGTTCTGGGGTATTGACAGTCAGACCAGCCTGCGTGCAGTGGACGTATACATTGTTAAACTTCGGGACAAGTTCTCCGTGTGTGAGGATTTTAAAATCGTGACAGTGCACGGACTTGGCTACAAGGCTGTATTGCAATGACCAAGACACAGATCCCGGACGTGAGAATTAAAAAGCCACTACTATCATGGAAAGAGTTTCTCGGTACGTATCTCTTGTTGTCTACGTTGACCGCAGGACAAGCACTCATCTATAACGCCTATCTGCCCGTGGGTTATGTCCCATGGCCTTACATTTTCGGTATCTCGGGATACTGGGTCATCGTCAGTCTTATTTTTTGCCTGGTGACGGCAAGGCAGAAGTATAATGCCTTCGATAAGCCAATGCGCAAACTCAGTGAGGCTGCGAAGCAGGTAGCGGAAGGAGATTTCTCCGTATATCTGGAACCGATTCACCGAGCGGATAAGCAGAACTACGTGGATGTGATGTTCGAGGATTTTAATAAAATGGTAGAAGAGCTGAACAGTATTGAAACATTGAAAAATGACTTCATCTCCAATGTATCTCACGAGATTAAGACACCTTTATCGGTCATCCACGGCTATGCCATGGCGTTGCAGCAGGATGATATACGCCCAGAGCTTCGAAAAGAGTACACAGACACCATCATTTCTTCCACGAACAAACTCGCGACCCTCGTCGTTAATATTCTGAAGCTGAACAAATTGGAGAATCAGGAGATTATCCCGGTTGCCGAGCCTTATGATCTGTGCAGGCAGCTTGCTGAATGTGCTCTTTCTTTTGAACAGACCTGGGAAGAAAAAGATATTGAATTCATGGTGGATATCGAAGATCGTGCCATCATTCATGCGGAAGAGAGTATGCTGGAGATCGTATGGCATAATC from Paenibacillus sp. FSL R5-0341 harbors:
- a CDS encoding DEAD/DEAH box helicase translates to MTFKDLNIIPSIMEGLNKANYTNPTPIQEQAIPAVLAGRDLLGCAQTGTGKTAAFSVPIIQLLSERSKGPKSARHIRSLILTPTRELAIQIADNIKVYSRYTDIRCTAIVGGVSQKVQERALNQGADIIIATPGRLNDLINQKRIDLKMVEILVLDEADRMLDMGFIHDVKRIIAKMPNKKQTLFFSATMPPEITKMVKTLLVDPVKVEITPVSSTVDRIEQSIYLLENGKKQQMLNQILEDKSIVTALVFTRTKRGADRVTRDLAKVNVTAQAIHGNKSQNERQRALNNFKSGATRVLVATDIAARGIDVEELSHVINFNLPNIPETYVHRIGRTGRAGKSGMAISFCEKDELPFLRDIEKVIKKTIPEVKGHPYPMTGVPVFEKTNKAPGGKPAYNKSAAGKPAKSKANPARKPKSEWFAKSSKTTSSRSNDGRSNSSRSNDGRSNGSRSHSSSSKPNNGSFSRSSKTRNDRAN
- a CDS encoding MmcQ/YjbR family DNA-binding protein encodes the protein MKDTMIEYSLKKKGATKDYPFGPDPVAIKVEGKMFALIFENKEKNCRLNLKCDPIIAENLREQHEAVQPGYHMNKKHWNTITLDGSLSDEDIYVMIDHSYDMVVKSLPKSVRESLTE
- a CDS encoding zinc-binding dehydrogenase, with amino-acid sequence MMKAAIYYGKNDIRVEEKPMPVVGPTDVLVRNLRGGICGTDINIVKVGQGDMGISLGSEFGHEMVGEIVEIGSDVASEIHIGMRVGINPITAKKVGRRKSLECSGFSQYVLVEEAKLNYNLYEIDASVPAEVASLIEPMSVGRHGAFSADPKPEDRIVIMGAGPIGLLAAASLIAEGMKQVCVVDIDEWRLAKAAGLGALTVNTSTTTLEEGLAGHYGTVNVYGVEVPNVDVFIDAAGAPVLFEKIMKIVKPQARISIIAVYKTEVPISLQQVMSKEVQVRGSSGYTHEDFSKVVEHLTHFHPELSTLVTQVYKLDDIQEAFNTAIQAKGTVKVVVDLT
- a CDS encoding response regulator transcription factor encodes the protein MIKILVVEDDIKLNRIICTYLTNNGYHAIGCFNPREAYDLMYNDMYDLLISDVMMPEIDGFEFAETVRQINKTIPILFVTARDDISSKQKGYQAGIDDYMVKPVDLDELVLRVGALLRRANIAHEKKLSVGSLLMDANDMTTTVNGEEISVTVREFNILYKLLSYPKHTFSRAQLMDEFWGIDSQTSLRAVDVYIVKLRDKFSVCEDFKIVTVHGLGYKAVLQ
- a CDS encoding class I SAM-dependent methyltransferase gives rise to the protein MNNGHSFDQGNESWSGHSAPFTSLQETPILSLLQPSHGERILDVGCGNGEMTAKIAAAGALPTGIDFSEETIRQAKLKYPDMNIQVENACHYRTEEPFDAVFSHAVLHWIQDAPAVVQSIQLALKTGGRFVAEFAANGNTAILITAVREELDARGYKWEGRNPWYHPTIGEYANLLEQNGFRVSLAQHVDQFTPFKPGARKWLTSFAEYLFSGITPAVQDVIMEAVEKKVQPQLMRDGQWYLDRSRLRVVAVKE
- a CDS encoding Gfo/Idh/MocA family oxidoreductase, coding for MLTIGYIGNGKSTNRYHLPFSLNRDHLNVKTIYARNLDKTEWDRIPDVNYTDDVSTVMNDEEIQLVVVCTHTESHYSYAKMALDHGKHVLVEKPFMLTQAEAISIFQYAKEKNLVIQCYQNRRYDSDFLTTKKVIESGKLGDLLEIEMHYDYYRPEIPNNISHFSKYHSYLYGHGVHTIDQVLSYFGKPDTIHSDVRQLLGEGRMNDYFDLDFYYSSLKVSVKSSFFRLKPRPSFVVYGKKGVFVKQTEDRQEEHLKLFYLPKGHADFGVDLPQHYGVLTYLDDEGIYHEEKVVSEIGDYARVYDDIYQAIVHGKDKVIQDEETITAMGILEQGIAACK
- a CDS encoding pentapeptide repeat-containing protein, which translates into the protein MRVDKPKLQEQLLEPETIVFLESKVEYKHKLIENITLDQQEASKVSFENVVFRHVTISESTLEQFEFTDVRFEHCDFSNVNLSGAFMHRIEWHNCKFVGTDFSNSRLQNVNFLHGLGDYSNFRFAHLKQVSFSECTLIGADFAYLALQKMAFIQCNIDQASLTGTKMKDLDLSDCQFDSLVLTMEDLNGCVISPHQAATFVGLMGIIIR
- a CDS encoding MurR/RpiR family transcriptional regulator, whose product is MKILTQLTDMHNFTPNEKSIASYILTHKDRILHLNVQELAKVTYTSHSAINRLVHKLELTGFKEFIIRLAREFEQDSAQNISNVDPNYPFSLGESSLQVAKEIAELMKETIEKNVAYMDDDLLSLTAQLLDRAERIFIYAMGDSQIRAKSFQNKLFKINKYVVIATELSEWAHHTVNLTTKDCAIFLTYHGKSQSYITAAHHFKREHIPFITITATSHSELAKLSTICIRVPNDEVKLAKIGSFSSQIAFEYVLNVIYSCIYKINYATNRQTSAETYEKLQVSDLLSDD
- a CDS encoding HAMP domain-containing sensor histidine kinase, whose translation is MTKTQIPDVRIKKPLLSWKEFLGTYLLLSTLTAGQALIYNAYLPVGYVPWPYIFGISGYWVIVSLIFCLVTARQKYNAFDKPMRKLSEAAKQVAEGDFSVYLEPIHRADKQNYVDVMFEDFNKMVEELNSIETLKNDFISNVSHEIKTPLSVIHGYAMALQQDDIRPELRKEYTDTIISSTNKLATLVVNILKLNKLENQEIIPVAEPYDLCRQLAECALSFEQTWEEKDIEFMVDIEDRAIIHAEESMLEIVWHNLFSNALKFTSPGGKITLKQTSDEDTITVMVSDTGCGMNEETMKHIFDKFYQGDPSHHGEGNGLGLALSLRVIELMGGSISVESEPQKGTTFTVKLKVGE
- a CDS encoding multidrug efflux SMR transporter gives rise to the protein MNWVFLVLAGVFEMIGVLMINKLHKDRNFISLVLLIAGFGLSFLFLSLAMETLPMGTAYAVWTGIGASGGAILGMVFYGEPRNALRILFIAMVLGSAVGLKLVS
- a CDS encoding SMR family transporter; the protein is MNKTWMSVVIAALFEVGWVIGLKHASGLLEWGLTLVAIIISFSLMIAASRTLPVGTVYAVFVGLGTAGTVLAEIVLFNAPVQTGKMILIGVLLLGVVGLKMLSKEKNKEVQL